A genomic window from Nicotiana sylvestris chromosome 11, ASM39365v2, whole genome shotgun sequence includes:
- the LOC104210908 gene encoding cytochrome P450 704B1 has translation MEILTLFVCLILSWIFIHGLRQRNRKGPIHWPIIGAGLEQWVNFDRMHDWLVKYLAQSPTVVVPTWSTTYTYIAHPDNVEHVLKTNFDNYPKGEVYHSYMEVLLGDGIFNVDGELWRKQRKTASFEFASKNLRDFNTVVFRDYTLKLFNILIQASFNNKEVDMQDLLMRMTLDSICKVGFGVEIGTLDPNLPENSFAQAFDAANVIVTLRFIDPLWRIKKFLNIGSEAILDQSIKTVDDFTYSVIRKRKAEIEAAPTNEKIKQDILSRFIELGKDPENNMTDKSLRDIVLNFVIAGRDTTATTLSWAIYMIMTHEHVAEKLYAELKSLEEIRAKEENVSLHHYDAEDPESVNQRAIQFAGLLNYDSLGKLYYLHAVITETLRLYPAVPQDPKGILEDDVLPDGTKLKAGGMVTYVPYSMGRMGYNWGSDAALFNPDRWLKDGVFQNASPFKFTAFQGGPRICLGKDSAYLQMKMALAILCRFYKFKLVPGHQVMYRMMTILSMAHGLKLTVSVRGGPRI, from the exons ATGGAAATATTAACGTTGTTTGTTTGCTTGATTTTGTCATGGATTTTCATCCATggattgaggcagaggaacaggAAAGGTCCCATACATTGGCCTATTATTGGGGCAGGATTAGAACAGTGGGTGAATTTTGATCGAATGCATGACTGGTTGGTCAAGTATTTGGCTCAATCACCAACTGTTGTTGTCCCAACGTGGTCTACAACTTATACTTACATTGCTCATCCAGATAATGTCGAACATGTTCTCAAAACTAACTTTGATAATTATCCAAAG GGTGAAGTGTATCATTCATATATGGAAGTTTTGCTTGGAGATGGCATCTTTAATGTGGATGGTGAACTTTGGAGGAAACAAAGGAAGACTGCTAGCTTTGAATTTGCTTCAAAAAACTTAAGGGATTTCAACACTGTAGTTTTTAGGGACTATACCCTTAAACTCTTTAACATTCTAATTCAAGCTTCTTTCAACAATAAGGAAGTAGACATGCAG GATCTGTTGATGAGAATGACTCTTGACTCAATATGTAAAGTGGGATTTGGTGTAGAAATAGGAACATTGGACCCCAATTTACCAGAAAATAGCTTTGCACAAGCATTTGATGCTGCAAATGTTATCGTGACACTGCGATTTATCGACCCTTTGTGGAGGATCAAGAAATTTCTCAACATAGGATCAGAAGCTATCCTTGATCAGAGTATTAAAACAGTTGATGATTTCACATATTCTGTCATAAGAAAAAGGAAGGCAGAGATAGAAGCAGCTCCAACCAATGAGAAA ATTAAGCAAGACATATTATCAAGATTCATTGAGCTAGGAAAAGACCCTGAGAACAATATGACTGATAAAAGCCTGAGGGACATTGTCCTGAATTTTGTCATAGCGGGCCGTGATACAACTGCAACAACTCTATCTTGGGCTATATACATGATCATGACTCACGAACACGTAGCAGAGAAGCTGTACGCAGAACTGAAATCGTTGGAAGAAATCCGAGCTAAAGAAGAGAATGTGTCGTTGCATCACTATGACGCGGAGGATCCTGAATCAGTTAATCAGAGAGCAATCCAATTTGCAGGGCTTCTTAATTATGATTCATTGGGAAAATTGTACTACTTGCATGCTGTCATTACAGAAACTCTTAGGTTGTACCCCGCCGTTCCTCAG GATCCTAAAGGAATATTGGAAGATGATGTATTACCAGATGGAACAAAGTTAAAGGCTGGAGGAATGGTGACTTATGTACCTTACTCTATGGGCAGAATGGGATACAACTGGGGTTCTGATGCAGCTTTATTCAATCCTGATAGATGGCTCAAAGATGGAGTTTTCCAAAATGCATCTCCGTTCAAATTCACTGCTTTTCAG GGAGGGCCAAGAATATGCCTTGGAAAAGACTCAGCATATCTTCAGATGAAGATGGCACTTGCAATTTTGTGTCGATTCTATAAATTCAAGTTGGTGCCAGGGCATCAAGTGATGTACAGGATGATGACCATTTTATCAATGGCACATGGACTAAAGCTTACAGTTTCAGTcagaggcggacccaggatttga